The Vibrio gallaecicus genome contains a region encoding:
- a CDS encoding ABC transporter substrate-binding protein has product MNKLVSTLSILATAYASGTFAESSTNDHWTQIKQQAEGQTVYFHAWGGSQEINRYLQWAGKELQSQYGVTLKHVKVTDIAETTTRLVAEKAANKNTGGSVDMVWINGENFKSMKDNELLFGPFTQNLPSWEFVDKTLPIDVDFSEPTEGLEAPWGVGQLVFIHDSESLYNPPKSFSEMLSYAQAFPNKLSYPRPPEFHGTSFLKSLLIELTKNDATLQKPVNADDFQTLTAPLWQYLDKFHKVAWRGGKQFPAGTSETIQLLDDGQIDLAISFNPNAVYSAQASGKLADTTKAYALESGALSNIHFLAIPWNSNASAGAQVAINFLLSPEAQSRKGDLNVWGDPSVLSSQYLSGSAKNTQQFKSVGEPHPSWQAALEKEWLKRYGS; this is encoded by the coding sequence ATGAACAAATTAGTTAGCACGTTAAGTATTTTAGCAACTGCCTATGCATCAGGAACATTTGCGGAGTCATCAACAAATGATCATTGGACTCAGATAAAACAACAAGCTGAAGGTCAAACCGTCTATTTCCACGCATGGGGCGGAAGCCAAGAAATTAACCGCTACTTACAATGGGCTGGTAAGGAATTACAAAGTCAGTATGGTGTAACGCTGAAGCATGTAAAAGTAACGGACATTGCTGAAACAACGACACGTCTTGTTGCTGAAAAAGCGGCAAACAAAAACACTGGCGGCAGTGTCGATATGGTTTGGATAAACGGCGAAAACTTCAAGTCGATGAAAGACAATGAGTTGTTATTTGGTCCTTTTACTCAAAATTTACCAAGCTGGGAATTTGTTGATAAAACGCTGCCGATTGATGTAGATTTCTCTGAACCAACAGAAGGTTTAGAAGCACCATGGGGCGTGGGCCAGTTAGTGTTTATCCATGACTCTGAATCATTGTATAACCCACCAAAGTCTTTCTCTGAAATGCTTAGCTATGCTCAAGCTTTTCCTAATAAGTTAAGCTACCCACGTCCACCAGAATTTCATGGAACGAGTTTCTTAAAGTCATTACTGATTGAGCTAACTAAGAATGACGCCACTTTACAGAAACCCGTTAACGCCGATGACTTTCAAACATTAACTGCTCCACTTTGGCAGTATTTAGATAAATTCCATAAAGTCGCTTGGCGTGGTGGTAAGCAGTTCCCAGCAGGTACTTCAGAAACGATTCAGTTACTTGATGACGGTCAGATTGATCTCGCAATCTCATTCAACCCAAATGCAGTCTACTCTGCTCAAGCAAGCGGTAAGTTAGCGGACACCACTAAAGCATATGCCTTAGAAAGCGGTGCATTATCTAACATTCATTTCCTGGCAATTCCGTGGAATAGTAATGCAAGTGCCGGAGCTCAAGTTGCTATTAACTTCTTATTAAGCCCCGAAGCTCAGTCGCGTAAAGGTGATTTAAATGTTTGGGGTGATCCTTCTGTTTTAAGTAGCCAATACTTAAGTGGAAGTGCTAAGAATACTCAGCAATTTAAGTCTGTCGGTGAACCTCACCCAAGCTGGCAAGCGGCTCTTGAAAAAGAATGGCTTAAGCGCTACGGAAGCTAA
- a CDS encoding sodium-dependent transporter: protein MAAAGSAVGLGNIWKFPYTAGESGGGAFVAIYLFFVIFIGFSVMLTEFAIGRHTQKSAVGAFKSTDRRWTFAGVIGVVSGLLIMGFYPVVGGWSIAYIGKIAGGLLDTPEAIGDSFGGFISDPIQPLMWMGAYLLLNIIIVMKGISGGIEKAGKVLMPLLFIILIVVSIKGLMLPGSMAGLEFLFSPDFSKVDSNVILAALGQAFFSLSLGMGCMMTYGSYLKKKENLVQTTAMVTAMDTGVAILAGVAMFPAMFAFGMEPAAGPGLVFVVVPQLFAEMGGVIGLLFALMFFIGLSVAALTSSVSLLEVVVSYLIDEKGMKRVTAVLSASAVMAILCIFASLSLGGLGPTLFDTGAFDIFDLLTDKIFLAVGGMLVCIFAGWRLNRADLEKEITNDGEVSFPLFGLWYNLVKYVIPVAIAIVAFMGVSSGFDSGKGAIMLLGLGIIAGSAVISKKF from the coding sequence ATGGCCGCAGCAGGTTCTGCTGTTGGTCTAGGTAACATTTGGAAGTTCCCTTACACTGCAGGCGAAAGTGGCGGCGGTGCATTCGTTGCAATTTACCTGTTTTTTGTAATCTTTATTGGTTTCAGCGTTATGCTGACTGAATTTGCTATTGGCCGTCATACACAAAAATCTGCGGTTGGCGCTTTTAAATCGACAGATCGCCGCTGGACATTCGCTGGTGTGATTGGCGTAGTCAGTGGCCTACTTATTATGGGTTTCTACCCTGTAGTAGGTGGCTGGTCTATCGCTTATATCGGTAAAATTGCTGGTGGTCTTCTTGATACACCTGAAGCAATCGGTGACAGCTTTGGTGGTTTCATCTCTGATCCTATCCAACCACTAATGTGGATGGGCGCATACTTACTACTAAACATTATTATCGTAATGAAGGGTATTTCTGGCGGTATTGAGAAAGCAGGTAAGGTATTAATGCCTTTACTGTTCATCATCCTCATCGTTGTATCTATCAAAGGTTTAATGCTTCCAGGTTCAATGGCTGGCTTAGAGTTCCTGTTCAGCCCTGACTTTTCTAAAGTAGATAGCAATGTAATTCTTGCAGCTCTAGGTCAAGCGTTCTTCTCTCTAAGCCTTGGTATGGGTTGTATGATGACATACGGTTCTTACCTTAAGAAAAAAGAGAACCTAGTTCAGACAACTGCAATGGTTACCGCAATGGATACAGGTGTTGCTATCCTGGCTGGTGTTGCAATGTTCCCAGCAATGTTCGCATTCGGTATGGAACCAGCAGCTGGTCCAGGTCTAGTATTCGTAGTGGTACCTCAGTTATTTGCTGAAATGGGTGGCGTAATTGGTCTTCTGTTTGCACTTATGTTCTTTATTGGTCTAAGTGTTGCTGCTTTAACTTCTTCAGTGTCTCTATTAGAAGTAGTGGTTTCTTACCTAATCGATGAAAAAGGCATGAAGCGTGTTACTGCAGTACTTTCGGCAAGTGCTGTAATGGCTATTCTATGTATCTTTGCTTCTCTATCTCTAGGCGGCTTAGGTCCAACATTGTTCGATACTGGTGCATTTGACATCTTCGACCTGCTAACAGATAAAATCTTCCTAGCAGTTGGCGGTATGTTGGTATGTATCTTCGCTGGTTGGAGACTAAACCGTGCAGACCTTGAGAAAGAAATCACTAACGATGGTGAAGTATCTTTCCCACTATTTGGTCTTTGGTACAACCTTGTGAAATACGTAATTCCTGTAGCAATCGCAATCGTTGCATTTATGGGTGTATCTTCAGGCTTTGATAGCGGTAAAGGAGCAATCATGCTTCTGGGCTTAGGTATCATTGCTGGCTCTGCAGTTATTTCTAAGAAGTTCTAA
- a CDS encoding META domain-containing protein: MKFSSKKLLAITALPILLAACSSNGDNAQQVTPVDLQHHNWELAKIDGNQIEISEHQQAPRLEVGEKMTANGLAGCNNFFGQAELEDGKFRIKQMGMTMKMCAGEAMDIEQTVSATLSEWSDINLTQDTLTLSNENHTLTYTLRDWVN; the protein is encoded by the coding sequence ATGAAGTTTAGTTCAAAAAAATTACTAGCAATTACCGCATTGCCAATTTTGCTCGCAGCTTGTTCAAGCAATGGAGATAACGCTCAACAAGTTACACCCGTAGATCTACAACACCATAATTGGGAGTTGGCTAAAATCGATGGGAACCAAATTGAAATCAGTGAGCATCAACAAGCACCGCGTTTGGAAGTTGGTGAAAAAATGACAGCTAACGGACTTGCAGGTTGTAACAACTTTTTTGGTCAAGCTGAGCTAGAAGACGGTAAATTCCGCATCAAGCAAATGGGTATGACCATGAAGATGTGTGCTGGTGAAGCAATGGATATTGAGCAAACAGTTTCTGCAACTTTAAGTGAGTGGAGTGACATCAATTTAACTCAAGACACTCTGACTCTTTCTAACGAAAATCACACGTTGACCTACACCTTACGCGACTGGGTAAACTAA
- a CDS encoding methyl-accepting chemotaxis protein, giving the protein MKLSVRKKLYAGFGAILAVLVILVAIVWMEVSKSHNIADEIRTDDVPEVVTYLILIDEAGDVYRDAMGGVTLVSGSLDDYRANKGEFADAIRQAKQLENQGSSDYRRIEKIEDLMQRFTQEFESKLISNISEDKLLSNINQLRTLYTQYLMPIEALLDEASELERAAANNSLLSLNDSFNTMERTILILSAIAIVFGCAIAYILSSSITNRLTKLESVARRVAEGDLTAEAIVDESGDELANLAQSVNQMQNSLVGLIGSISTVTKEVQTATGELSSISQDIVSGATAQADKANLIATAAEELSLTISEVAQQGTSTYEEARRSETSAEDGRKVIVEMVASIQQVSNQMSDMSTQMNTLGSHGEQIGSVIKVIEDIAEQTNLLALNAAIEAARAGEFGRGFAVVADEVRALAERTTKATQEVSGIIQAIQSGTQEAVTYTQDNCRLVEIGVEQSSGAVVALEAIVTGAGNVQSMVNSIATAAEEQTAVTKEIAADITAISDISEQSLSLANQSSNSTHGLNGRVSELEALISKFKLK; this is encoded by the coding sequence GTGAAATTATCAGTAAGAAAAAAGTTGTATGCAGGTTTTGGAGCAATACTTGCGGTTTTAGTTATCTTAGTGGCTATTGTTTGGATGGAAGTCAGTAAGTCTCACAATATTGCTGATGAAATCAGGACTGATGATGTGCCTGAGGTAGTGACATATCTTATCCTCATTGATGAAGCAGGTGACGTATACCGTGATGCTATGGGGGGCGTTACTCTTGTTAGTGGTTCACTTGATGATTACCGTGCGAATAAAGGTGAGTTTGCCGACGCTATTCGACAAGCTAAGCAACTAGAAAACCAAGGATCTTCAGATTATCGTCGAATTGAAAAAATTGAAGATTTGATGCAACGTTTTACGCAAGAGTTTGAGTCAAAGCTGATTTCGAATATTAGTGAAGACAAACTGTTGTCAAACATAAATCAACTACGAACTTTGTATACTCAATATTTAATGCCTATTGAGGCGTTATTAGATGAAGCATCAGAATTAGAGCGCGCTGCTGCAAATAATTCGCTACTGTCTCTAAATGACTCCTTTAATACCATGGAACGAACGATCCTGATTTTATCAGCGATTGCGATTGTTTTTGGTTGTGCAATTGCTTATATCTTATCTAGTTCAATTACTAACCGCTTAACTAAGCTTGAAAGCGTAGCAAGACGAGTTGCTGAAGGAGATTTAACGGCTGAAGCGATTGTGGATGAATCAGGTGATGAATTAGCGAATCTGGCTCAATCTGTGAACCAAATGCAGAATTCACTGGTGGGTCTAATTGGTTCTATTTCAACAGTTACGAAAGAAGTGCAAACGGCGACTGGTGAACTTTCGTCAATTAGCCAAGACATTGTAAGCGGTGCGACTGCTCAAGCTGATAAAGCTAACCTTATTGCAACAGCTGCTGAAGAGTTGAGCTTGACTATATCAGAAGTAGCGCAGCAAGGAACTTCAACTTATGAAGAAGCACGACGCTCAGAAACCTCTGCAGAAGATGGTCGTAAAGTCATTGTAGAAATGGTTGCAAGCATCCAGCAAGTTTCTAATCAGATGAGTGACATGTCGACTCAAATGAACACACTCGGTTCGCATGGTGAGCAAATCGGTAGTGTTATTAAAGTGATTGAAGATATAGCCGAGCAAACAAACCTACTTGCTCTAAATGCAGCGATTGAAGCGGCTCGTGCAGGTGAATTTGGACGTGGTTTCGCAGTGGTTGCTGATGAAGTGAGAGCTTTAGCTGAAAGAACAACAAAAGCTACTCAAGAAGTGTCAGGTATTATTCAAGCGATTCAATCTGGTACACAAGAAGCGGTGACTTATACTCAAGACAATTGCCGCCTAGTGGAAATCGGTGTTGAGCAAAGTTCTGGAGCGGTTGTGGCGTTAGAGGCTATTGTTACCGGCGCTGGCAACGTACAAAGTATGGTTAACTCTATTGCGACAGCAGCTGAAGAACAAACTGCAGTAACAAAGGAAATTGCTGCGGATATTACTGCAATCAGTGATATCTCTGAGCAATCTCTAAGTCTTGCAAACCAGAGTTCAAACAGTACTCATGGGCTAAATGGTCGAGTTTCTGAACTGGAAGCGTTGATCAGTAAGTTTAAACTTAAGTAA
- a CDS encoding ATP-binding cassette domain-containing protein, whose protein sequence is MSLCLEDLTIHKSDGSQLFEPLNYTLGSGEILAIMGPSGCGKSTLLDVIAGHLSTEFNYRGSVYLNDNRIDQTPAHLREVGILFQDDLLFPHMMVWENLAFALPNSIKGSNRKAQAMAALKNIELSMLAESFPDQLSGGQRARISLTRMLLAKPKVALLDEPFSKLDKALRGQFKDWVFEQLKQADIPALIVTHDDEDIPKNAKVLKWPWSKQYA, encoded by the coding sequence ATGAGTCTCTGTCTCGAAGACCTCACCATCCATAAGTCTGATGGTTCACAATTATTTGAGCCTTTAAATTACACCTTAGGTTCAGGTGAAATACTGGCCATAATGGGGCCTAGTGGCTGTGGAAAATCGACGCTACTTGATGTGATCGCTGGTCACTTATCTACTGAGTTTAATTATCGTGGTTCAGTCTATTTAAATGACAATCGTATTGACCAAACTCCCGCTCACCTTCGTGAAGTAGGAATCTTGTTTCAAGACGACCTTTTATTCCCACACATGATGGTTTGGGAAAACCTCGCTTTTGCACTGCCTAATTCGATCAAAGGAAGCAACCGAAAAGCACAAGCGATGGCTGCTCTTAAAAATATCGAGTTATCTATGCTTGCTGAGTCATTCCCAGACCAGCTTTCTGGAGGACAACGAGCGCGTATTAGTTTAACTCGTATGTTATTGGCCAAGCCCAAAGTAGCCTTGCTTGATGAGCCATTTAGCAAGCTCGATAAAGCACTAAGAGGGCAATTTAAAGATTGGGTTTTCGAACAACTCAAGCAAGCCGACATACCAGCTTTAATAGTCACCCATGATGATGAAGACATTCCGAAAAATGCCAAAGTACTAAAATGGCCATGGAGCAAACAATATGCTTGA
- a CDS encoding TIGR01621 family pseudouridine synthase — MFNILFTHQDFLVINKHPNVSVHKDDGDTMLLHEVAKESGDKQLFLVHRLDKMTSGILLLARNSKAASELSQSFANRDVEKYYLAIGSKKPKKKQGLISGDMERSRRSSWKLLNSKNNPAVTQFLSASAEPGERLFLCKPYTGKTHQIRVAMKSIGSAIIGDSIYNPSSQSDRGYLHAFAIRFTYQNQSYDLVCDPRENDVLGMKWHVDPIKTNLDSWLKPWLLDWPKLNIK; from the coding sequence ATGTTCAATATCCTATTCACTCATCAAGACTTTCTCGTCATAAATAAACACCCCAATGTATCTGTCCACAAAGATGATGGCGACACTATGCTCCTGCATGAAGTGGCTAAAGAGAGTGGCGATAAACAGTTATTTTTGGTGCATCGATTAGATAAAATGACTTCTGGCATTTTGTTGCTAGCGCGAAACTCAAAAGCAGCTAGCGAACTTTCCCAAAGTTTTGCTAATCGAGACGTTGAAAAGTATTATTTGGCTATTGGTTCCAAGAAGCCTAAAAAGAAACAAGGCTTAATTTCTGGAGATATGGAACGCTCAAGACGCTCTAGCTGGAAGCTATTGAATAGTAAAAATAACCCCGCTGTTACACAGTTTTTATCTGCGTCTGCTGAGCCTGGTGAAAGGCTATTTTTGTGTAAGCCGTACACAGGTAAAACGCATCAAATTCGTGTTGCAATGAAGTCAATTGGCTCTGCCATTATTGGGGATTCAATTTATAACCCTTCTAGCCAGTCTGATAGAGGTTACTTACATGCGTTTGCTATTCGATTTACTTATCAGAATCAAAGCTATGATCTCGTGTGTGACCCTAGAGAGAATGACGTTCTCGGAATGAAATGGCATGTAGACCCTATAAAAACCAATTTAGATTCTTGGCTTAAGCCATGGTTACTAGATTGGCCTAAGTTAAATATTAAGTGA
- a CDS encoding CDP-alcohol phosphatidyltransferase family protein, whose product MLDKYSVQVIKWPLNQAAATLNKVGVTANQTTLFGFIIGCLAFPALINQEYDLALLFVVLNRICDGLDGALARIQGITDAGGFLDISLDFLFYSLIPFGFVLANPEQNAVAGAFLIFAFIGTGSSFLAFAVMAGKLGIENPEYKHKSLYYMSGLTEGTETIASFIAFCIWPQHFAIIAYVFGAACWITTFMRIFFGFKTLQNQ is encoded by the coding sequence ATGCTTGATAAATATTCTGTCCAAGTCATTAAATGGCCGTTAAACCAAGCTGCCGCGACTCTCAATAAAGTCGGTGTCACAGCTAACCAAACTACTTTGTTTGGTTTTATTATTGGATGTTTAGCTTTTCCTGCTTTAATCAATCAAGAATATGATTTAGCGCTGTTATTCGTTGTTTTAAATCGAATATGTGATGGATTAGACGGGGCACTTGCGAGGATCCAAGGCATTACAGACGCTGGTGGCTTTTTAGATATCAGTTTAGATTTCTTGTTTTATTCCCTGATACCTTTCGGTTTCGTGCTGGCAAACCCTGAACAAAATGCGGTGGCAGGTGCATTCTTGATTTTTGCTTTCATCGGCACTGGTAGCAGCTTTCTTGCTTTCGCTGTTATGGCAGGAAAATTGGGGATTGAGAACCCGGAATATAAGCATAAATCGTTGTATTACATGTCTGGTCTAACTGAAGGAACAGAAACCATTGCTTCCTTCATCGCCTTTTGTATCTGGCCACAGCATTTTGCGATTATTGCCTATGTGTTTGGTGCGGCATGTTGGATAACCACTTTCATGAGAATCTTCTTCGGATTTAAAACTTTGCAGAATCAATAA
- a CDS encoding ABC transporter permease, translating to MLRVLYCVVIAVCILPTIPGLLGVVVSSLSYIPPIGLHTPSLNGFEQVFQWQGVWHSIGLTISSALISSYLACALTFAILLATWGSPFWKKIELTLSPLLAMPHVAFAIGFAFLFAPTGLGVRTFESIFGSSYISDSSELALLIKDPYSAGLIIMLALKEVPFLLLMSISILQQINVEKISKVSASLGYSKAQTWWKCILPQWFTKLRFPMLAVIAYSLSVVDIALIIGPTNPPTFAVLVWQWFSDPDLNLLPRAAAGAIVLFGIASLMIALARFIEWMILKVNRGWQFSGRSGIRLPGRTIFSGIAFLSILMIPLMFIWSIAQRWRFPDLAPSRYTLRFWEYEWDGIIGTVSQSLWIALIASSIALFLALVAHEYRIKYKWQFPGYIIAIPMLVPQLSILFGLQVSTLYLNSNAYSLWVIWSHIFFAFPFVYLSLDGPWRSFDNRIITASLSLGKSPLYSWIKIKAPILLPAIVFAWAVGISVSLAQYLPTLMLGAGRISTITTEAVALSSGFDRRVTAIYAILQALLPLLFFSFAILVSRLQVKYRRLSIKGLLPHESLSRRPHHP from the coding sequence ATGCTACGCGTACTATATTGTGTTGTTATAGCCGTTTGTATTTTACCTACCATTCCAGGTTTACTTGGCGTGGTAGTCTCCTCACTAAGCTATATTCCTCCCATTGGTTTACATACTCCTTCCCTTAATGGTTTTGAGCAAGTATTCCAATGGCAGGGTGTATGGCATTCAATCGGTTTAACGATCAGTTCTGCGCTTATTAGCAGCTACCTCGCTTGCGCACTGACTTTTGCTATTTTGCTCGCAACATGGGGAAGCCCATTCTGGAAGAAGATAGAGCTGACCTTATCCCCATTGCTGGCTATGCCTCATGTGGCTTTTGCTATTGGATTTGCTTTTCTTTTCGCTCCAACAGGTTTAGGTGTAAGAACATTTGAAAGCATTTTTGGAAGTAGTTATATAAGTGACTCCTCAGAGCTCGCTTTACTCATCAAAGATCCCTACTCTGCTGGGCTAATAATAATGCTGGCACTGAAAGAAGTGCCATTTCTGTTATTAATGAGTATTTCTATTCTTCAACAAATTAATGTGGAGAAAATTTCAAAGGTTAGCGCTTCATTAGGCTATAGCAAAGCCCAAACTTGGTGGAAATGCATTCTCCCACAGTGGTTTACCAAGCTTCGTTTTCCTATGCTTGCAGTCATCGCTTACAGCCTTTCAGTTGTGGACATCGCTTTAATTATTGGTCCGACAAACCCTCCTACCTTTGCAGTTTTAGTTTGGCAATGGTTTAGCGACCCTGATTTAAACCTACTTCCAAGAGCGGCAGCTGGTGCAATTGTACTATTCGGTATTGCTTCATTGATGATTGCTTTAGCACGTTTCATTGAATGGATGATTTTGAAAGTAAATCGAGGTTGGCAGTTTTCTGGAAGATCCGGAATTCGCTTACCCGGAAGAACCATTTTTAGTGGTATTGCCTTTCTCTCGATCCTAATGATTCCATTAATGTTCATTTGGAGTATTGCTCAGCGCTGGAGATTTCCAGACCTAGCCCCTAGCCGCTACACGTTACGTTTTTGGGAATATGAGTGGGATGGGATTATCGGCACTGTTAGTCAAAGTTTATGGATAGCTTTAATCGCCTCTTCGATTGCTTTGTTTCTTGCTTTAGTCGCTCATGAGTATCGCATTAAGTACAAATGGCAATTTCCTGGCTACATCATTGCTATTCCTATGCTAGTACCGCAGCTCTCTATTTTGTTTGGTTTACAAGTATCTACTTTATACCTCAATAGCAATGCTTATTCGCTATGGGTTATTTGGTCGCATATATTCTTCGCATTCCCGTTTGTCTACCTTTCTCTTGATGGACCATGGAGAAGCTTTGATAACCGTATTATCACAGCTTCTTTAAGTTTGGGTAAATCACCGCTTTATAGTTGGATTAAAATAAAAGCGCCGATTCTTCTCCCCGCTATCGTATTTGCTTGGGCAGTTGGAATAAGCGTGAGCTTAGCGCAATACTTACCAACCCTAATGTTAGGTGCTGGGAGAATTAGTACTATCACAACAGAAGCTGTAGCTTTATCGAGTGGCTTTGACCGTCGAGTTACTGCTATTTATGCGATATTGCAAGCTCTACTGCCTTTACTATTCTTCTCGTTCGCAATTTTAGTTAGCCGACTTCAGGTTAAATATCGCCGTCTTTCAATTAAAGGTTTATTACCCCATGAGTCTCTGTCTCGAAGACCTCACCATCCATAA
- a CDS encoding class I SAM-dependent methyltransferase — MQASALPVFFKHIEQQLNDVPNELRRVFHGRGKFWPELDQLTCDWVDGQLLVNLFKEVDEGFMKSLKEGLIELTETPLWQDKSGRCIMLQHRYSDGAPSEVLWGELDASPVVVEHGLQYQLDIGRNQNFGLFLDMRYGRQWVQDNAKEKNVLNLFAYTCGFSVAAIAGGANKVMNVDMSRGSLNKGRENHRLNEHDMRSVSFLGYDIFKSWGKIKKGGPYELVIIDPPSFQKGSFALTKDYKKILRRLPELLTEGGEVIACVNSPAVSPDFLVETMAEEAPTVIYQERLENPPEFIDVDLDSSLKVLRFKLSV, encoded by the coding sequence ATGCAAGCATCCGCATTACCAGTGTTTTTTAAACATATAGAACAGCAACTTAATGATGTTCCTAATGAATTACGCCGAGTCTTCCATGGTCGAGGTAAATTTTGGCCTGAATTAGATCAGTTAACGTGTGACTGGGTAGACGGGCAACTGTTAGTTAATTTATTCAAAGAAGTAGATGAAGGCTTTATGAAAAGTCTTAAAGAAGGGCTGATTGAATTAACTGAAACGCCGCTTTGGCAAGACAAAAGTGGTCGTTGTATTATGCTGCAACACCGTTACTCAGATGGTGCACCGTCTGAAGTGTTATGGGGAGAATTGGATGCTTCTCCTGTTGTTGTTGAACATGGTTTACAGTACCAGCTAGATATCGGACGTAACCAGAACTTTGGTTTGTTCTTAGATATGCGATATGGGCGACAGTGGGTTCAAGACAACGCAAAAGAAAAGAATGTACTTAACCTATTTGCTTATACCTGTGGTTTTTCTGTTGCTGCCATTGCTGGTGGTGCGAACAAAGTCATGAATGTTGATATGTCACGTGGCTCATTGAATAAAGGTCGTGAAAACCATCGACTAAATGAACATGACATGCGTTCAGTGAGCTTTTTAGGTTACGATATCTTTAAGTCTTGGGGCAAAATCAAGAAAGGTGGACCTTATGAATTGGTGATTATTGATCCGCCATCATTTCAGAAAGGTAGCTTTGCTCTCACTAAAGATTACAAAAAGATCCTTCGCCGTTTACCTGAGTTGTTAACTGAAGGTGGCGAAGTGATTGCGTGTGTAAATTCACCGGCAGTATCGCCTGATTTCTTAGTCGAGACGATGGCAGAAGAAGCGCCGACAGTTATTTATCAAGAGCGATTAGAAAATCCACCAGAATTCATTGACGTCGATTTAGATTCAAGCTTGAAAGTGCTTAGATTCAAGCTGTCGGTCTAA
- a CDS encoding DUF1289 domain-containing protein: MEQLEFFQVPSPCVGVCLADEKGYCKGCMRKREERFNWMSMTTAQQLHVIKLCQQRYKRKVAKAKLAASATDNPESPQRELF, translated from the coding sequence ATGGAGCAGCTAGAATTCTTTCAAGTACCGAGCCCTTGTGTTGGTGTTTGTTTAGCTGACGAGAAAGGTTATTGCAAAGGGTGCATGCGTAAACGCGAAGAGCGCTTTAATTGGATGTCGATGACAACCGCTCAGCAATTACATGTGATTAAACTGTGCCAACAACGCTATAAAAGAAAAGTAGCGAAAGCTAAATTAGCAGCGTCAGCTACAGATAATCCTGAAAGCCCGCAAAGGGAATTATTTTAG